One window of the Suricata suricatta isolate VVHF042 chromosome 7, meerkat_22Aug2017_6uvM2_HiC, whole genome shotgun sequence genome contains the following:
- the CCND3 gene encoding G1/S-specific cyclin-D3 isoform X4, with protein sequence MEDWEVLVLGKLKWDLAAVIAHDFLALILHRLSLPHDRQALVKKHAQTFLALCATDYTFAMYPPSMIATGSIGAAVQGLGACSTTGDELTELLAGITGTEVDCLRACQEQIEAALRESLREAAQTSPSPAPKAPRGSSSQGPSQTSTPTDVTAIHL encoded by the exons GACTGGGAGGTGCTGGTCCTGGGGAAGCTCAAGTGGGACCTAGCTGCTGTGATTGCCCATGATTTCCTGGCCCTCATTCTGCaccggctctctctgccccatgacCGACAGGCCTTGGTCAAGAAACATGCCCAGACGTTTTTGGCCTTATGTGCTACAG ATTACACTTTTGCCATGTACCCACCGTCCATGATTGCCACGGGCAGCATCGGGGCCGCAGTGCAAGGCCTGGGTGCGTGCTCCACGACTGGGGATGAGCTCACAGAGCTGCTGGCTGGGATCACAGGCACAGAGGTG GACTGCCTGCGGGCCTGTCAGGAGCAGATTGAAGCTGCGCTCAGGGAGAGCCTCAGAGAAGCCGCCCAGACCTCTCCCAGCCCGGCGCCCAAAGCCCCCAGGGGGTCCAGTAGCCAGGGGCCCAGCCAGACCAGCACTCCCACAGATGTCACCGCCATCCACCTGTAG